The nucleotide sequence GTCGTCGGCCGGATGGACATCGACGTCGAGCTGTCCGGCGGCATCCGCGACGACGACTCGCTACGTGCGGCGCTGGCGACCGGCTGCACCCGGGTGAACCTCGGTACTGCCGCGCTGGAACAGCCGGAGTGGTGCGCGCGGGCGATCGCCGAGCACGGCGACCGCATCGCCATCGGGCTGGACGTGCGCGGCCGCACGCTGGCTGCGCGCGGGTGGACGAAGGAGGGCGGCGACCTCTACGAGGTGCTCGAGCGGCTGGAGAAGGACGGCTGCGCCCGGTACGTCGTGACCGACGTGACCAAGGACGGCACGTTGGGTGGCCCGAACCTGGAGCTGCTGCGTGACGTGTGCCGCGCCACCGGCAAGCCGGTGGTGGCCAGCGGCGGCATCGCCAGCCTCGACGACCTGCGCGCCGTGGCCGCGCTCGCCGGTGACGGCGTCGAGGGCGTCATCGTCGGCAAGGCGCTCTACGCGAACGCGTTCACCCTGCCCGAGGCGCTCGAGGCTGTCAGCGAAGGGGCCTGACGATGCGCAAGTACGTCATCATGGGCGTGCAGGGCAGCGGCAAGGGTACGCAGGCCGGGTTGCTGGTACGCGACTTCGACCTGGTCCACATCAGCGTCGGTGACATCTTCCGCTGGCACGTGCAGAACCACACGAAGCTCGGCGCACAGGTACGGCGGATCATGGCGGCCGGTGAGCTGGTCGACGACGAGCTCGTCGAGCGGGTGGTGCGTG is from Streptosporangiales bacterium and encodes:
- the priA gene encoding bifunctional 1-(5-phosphoribosyl)-5-((5-phosphoribosylamino)methylideneamino)imidazole-4-carboxamide isomerase/phosphoribosylanthranilate isomerase PriA; the encoded protein is MAIDLLPAVDVADGNAVRLVQGEAGTETAYGEPLLAAQTWQEQGAEWLHLVDLDAAFGRGDNRELLAEVVGRMDIDVELSGGIRDDDSLRAALATGCTRVNLGTAALEQPEWCARAIAEHGDRIAIGLDVRGRTLAARGWTKEGGDLYEVLERLEKDGCARYVVTDVTKDGTLGGPNLELLRDVCRATGKPVVASGGIASLDDLRAVAALAGDGVEGVIVGKALYANAFTLPEALEAVSEGA